From one Plantibacter flavus genomic stretch:
- a CDS encoding MFS transporter, giving the protein MTADSRRTANAPDQQRGGGRATNIRWSVVVVLFLFYTINSIDRSSLGVAMPSIVGEFELTPTMQGVILSAFFWTYCLMQIPGGLAADRFGPRRIIGIASAVWGTFTAFAGLAVNGVMLILARLGLGAFEAPYMPAASKLVSNWMPPKRRASGVTLIDSGAPLGAAFGGLLVAWLITATGSWRWSFIIIGVSTVVIGFCVYLYIRNLPSEHRLVNRAEVDLITVAGGPEDEKPGVTRGNATAMVIGRFGWAMVFWGLVTWGPSYLSNARGLDLQAMGFATFLIFLCGALGEILSGFLADRLQRVFSRNRSFKLLFGGSGALSLIALISLPFVTDAALAVTLLCIGVFFNLFGGLYWTIPAMLAKKEKVGLVGGVMNFAGTSAGIVVPIVAGVLLDITGGYTAVLVFLAIAAAVYLAASLMINFSGVAKPTPAEPARA; this is encoded by the coding sequence ATGACCGCAGACAGCCGCCGAACCGCGAACGCACCCGATCAGCAGCGTGGTGGCGGTCGAGCGACCAACATCCGCTGGAGCGTCGTCGTCGTCCTCTTCCTCTTCTACACGATCAACTCGATCGACCGGAGTTCGCTCGGGGTCGCGATGCCGAGCATCGTCGGGGAGTTCGAGCTCACCCCGACGATGCAGGGCGTCATCCTCAGTGCATTCTTCTGGACGTACTGCCTCATGCAGATCCCAGGCGGTCTCGCCGCGGACCGCTTCGGTCCACGGCGGATCATCGGCATCGCCTCGGCCGTCTGGGGCACCTTCACCGCGTTCGCCGGGCTCGCTGTGAACGGGGTGATGCTCATCCTCGCGCGCCTCGGACTCGGTGCCTTCGAGGCGCCGTACATGCCGGCGGCATCCAAGCTCGTCTCGAACTGGATGCCGCCCAAGCGTCGCGCGTCCGGCGTCACGCTCATCGACTCCGGCGCACCACTCGGTGCGGCCTTCGGCGGTCTCCTGGTCGCCTGGCTCATCACCGCGACCGGCTCGTGGCGGTGGTCGTTCATCATCATCGGCGTCTCCACGGTCGTCATCGGGTTCTGCGTGTACCTGTACATCCGCAACCTGCCGAGCGAACACCGTCTCGTGAACCGCGCTGAAGTGGACCTCATCACGGTCGCCGGTGGTCCAGAGGACGAGAAGCCCGGCGTGACCCGGGGTAACGCGACGGCGATGGTCATCGGCCGTTTCGGTTGGGCGATGGTGTTCTGGGGCCTCGTGACCTGGGGACCCAGCTACCTGAGCAACGCCCGTGGGCTCGACCTCCAGGCGATGGGCTTCGCGACCTTCCTGATCTTCCTCTGCGGCGCCCTCGGGGAGATCCTCAGCGGGTTCCTCGCGGACCGGCTGCAGCGGGTCTTCAGCCGGAACCGCTCGTTCAAACTGCTCTTCGGCGGCTCCGGCGCGCTCAGCCTCATCGCGTTGATCTCGCTCCCGTTCGTGACCGACGCAGCACTCGCGGTCACCCTGCTCTGCATCGGCGTCTTCTTCAACCTCTTCGGCGGTCTCTACTGGACCATCCCGGCGATGCTCGCGAAGAAGGAGAAGGTCGGACTCGTCGGCGGGGTCATGAACTTCGCCGGCACGTCTGCCGGCATCGTCGTGCCGATCGTCGCGGGTGTGCTGCTCGACATCACCGGTGGCTACACCGCGGTGCTCGTCTTCCTCGCCATCGCAGCCGCGGTGTACCTCGCGGCATCGCTCATGATCAACTTCTCCGGGGTCGCGAAGCCGACGCCGGCGGAGCCGGCTCGTGCCTGA
- a CDS encoding amidohydrolase family protein, whose protein sequence is MPESSGLAAARYAGPVIDAHHHVWDLERNRYPWLLPDVLVPHRYGDYNAVKRSYLPADYRRDTAGLGVVSSVYMEAEWNPADPLGETRYVEELSAEGGVPGAMAAQAWLDAPTAAEVVAAQAASPIVRSVRHKPGGPATADEARLGGRTLLSDPLWRRGYAALATHGLHFELQTPWWNLHEAADLAAEVPETLIVVNHAGVLLDREPATVAGWREAMAGLAAHANVVVKASGLCVAGVPWSSELVREPVLTLVELFGADRVMFGSNFPVDGMFTDYAGLLDAYLDATASLSAAQQRAIFHDTADRVYAPDRIAGA, encoded by the coding sequence GTGCCTGAGTCGTCGGGTCTGGCGGCCGCCCGGTACGCAGGCCCCGTGATCGACGCGCACCACCACGTGTGGGACCTCGAGCGGAACCGGTACCCGTGGCTGCTGCCCGACGTCCTCGTCCCGCATCGCTACGGCGACTACAACGCCGTCAAGCGGAGCTACCTGCCCGCCGACTACCGGCGGGACACGGCCGGTCTCGGCGTCGTCTCGAGCGTCTACATGGAGGCCGAATGGAACCCGGCGGATCCGCTGGGCGAGACGCGCTACGTCGAGGAGCTGTCCGCCGAGGGCGGCGTACCGGGCGCGATGGCCGCGCAGGCGTGGCTCGACGCTCCGACGGCCGCCGAGGTCGTCGCCGCCCAGGCGGCCTCGCCGATCGTCCGCAGTGTGCGTCACAAGCCCGGGGGACCGGCCACCGCCGACGAGGCGCGGCTCGGTGGTCGGACGCTCCTGAGCGACCCGCTGTGGCGGCGCGGGTACGCGGCTCTCGCGACGCACGGTCTCCACTTCGAACTCCAGACGCCCTGGTGGAACCTCCACGAGGCGGCGGACCTCGCCGCCGAAGTGCCCGAGACACTGATCGTCGTCAATCACGCGGGCGTCCTCCTCGACCGCGAACCGGCCACGGTGGCCGGCTGGCGTGAGGCGATGGCCGGACTCGCGGCGCACGCGAACGTTGTCGTGAAGGCGTCCGGGCTCTGCGTCGCCGGGGTCCCGTGGTCGAGCGAGCTCGTGCGTGAGCCCGTGCTCACGCTGGTGGAGCTCTTCGGCGCCGATCGGGTGATGTTCGGCAGCAACTTCCCGGTCGACGGGATGTTCACCGACTACGCGGGGCTCCTGGACGCGTACCTCGACGCCACCGCGTCACTGTCGGCGGCGCAGCAGCGGGCGATCTTCCACGACACCGCGGACCGCGTCTACGCCCCGGATCGCATCGCCGGGGCCTGA
- a CDS encoding hydroxypyruvate isomerase family protein codes for MQFSANLSILFTEVPFLERFAAAKAVGFVDVECWWPFATPVPEEAELQAFLAAIERAEVSLRAINLYAGDMPAGDRGVVSHPGTEQLVADTVDVVATIVEATGCRAVNALYGVRPAGVSHAIQLATAVANLGRVAERLDPLGVRILVEPLTRGENGDYPVTTIDEALEVIDRVDHPAVRLLFDAYHLHNNGADVVQDVVAWADRIGHVQIADSPGRGEPGSGTIDFDAFFTALEVSGYDGFVGCEYRPTTTTSESLAWLTELRGAQAPAMRSGA; via the coding sequence ATGCAGTTCTCCGCAAACCTGTCCATCTTGTTCACCGAGGTGCCGTTCCTCGAGCGGTTCGCCGCTGCGAAGGCCGTCGGGTTCGTCGACGTCGAGTGCTGGTGGCCGTTCGCGACACCCGTCCCCGAGGAGGCGGAGCTCCAGGCCTTCCTCGCTGCGATCGAGCGGGCGGAGGTCTCGCTGCGGGCGATCAACCTGTACGCCGGCGACATGCCCGCCGGAGACCGCGGCGTGGTGTCGCACCCCGGGACCGAGCAGCTCGTCGCAGACACCGTCGACGTGGTGGCGACGATCGTCGAGGCGACCGGGTGTCGTGCGGTCAACGCGCTCTACGGCGTCCGGCCGGCAGGCGTCTCGCACGCGATCCAACTCGCCACCGCCGTCGCGAACCTGGGTCGTGTCGCCGAGCGCCTCGATCCGCTCGGCGTCCGGATCCTCGTCGAGCCGCTCACGAGGGGCGAGAACGGCGACTACCCGGTGACGACGATCGACGAGGCCCTGGAGGTGATCGATCGGGTCGACCACCCCGCGGTGCGTCTCCTCTTCGACGCCTACCACCTGCACAACAACGGCGCCGACGTGGTGCAGGACGTCGTGGCGTGGGCCGATCGCATCGGCCATGTCCAGATCGCGGACAGCCCGGGACGCGGCGAGCCCGGTTCCGGGACGATCGACTTCGACGCGTTCTTCACCGCCCTGGAGGTCAGCGGGTACGACGGGTTCGTCGGGTGCGAGTACCGACCGACGACCACGACAAGCGAGAGCCTGGCCTGGCTCACCGAGCTGCGCGGGGCTCAGGCCCCGGCGATGCGATCCGGGGCGTAG
- a CDS encoding NAD(P)-dependent oxidoreductase: MTTIGFVGLGVMGRPMAEHLAAAGHDVTGFSRGDASRSAARDAGLRVADSVAEAVTGAELVITVLPDSPDVESVALGTDGILAHLADGADYIDLSTIRPETARDVATAVIEAGHGALDAPVSGGEAGAREGTLSVMVGGESSTLERWRSVLETFGASVVHVGPSGSGQVVKAANQLVVALHLQALAEAVVFLEAQGVDVETALSVIRKGLGGSTVLERKTDSVLADDFRAGFRSELHAKDLAIVEMTSRTAGVGLPATGLVAQLLRSVVARGQGGSDHSALVELARSMNGGAGA; the protein is encoded by the coding sequence ATGACGACCATCGGATTCGTGGGACTCGGCGTGATGGGGCGCCCGATGGCGGAGCACCTCGCCGCAGCCGGACACGACGTGACGGGGTTCAGCCGGGGCGATGCGAGCCGATCGGCCGCCCGGGACGCCGGCCTCCGCGTGGCCGACTCCGTCGCCGAGGCCGTCACCGGTGCCGAACTCGTCATCACGGTGCTGCCGGACTCGCCGGACGTCGAATCGGTCGCGCTCGGCACGGACGGGATCCTCGCGCACCTCGCCGACGGGGCCGACTACATCGACCTCTCGACGATCCGACCCGAGACGGCTCGTGATGTGGCCACCGCCGTCATCGAGGCGGGCCACGGCGCGCTCGACGCCCCGGTGTCCGGTGGTGAGGCAGGCGCGCGCGAGGGCACCCTCTCCGTGATGGTCGGTGGTGAGTCGTCCACCCTGGAGCGTTGGCGGTCCGTCCTGGAGACGTTCGGCGCCTCGGTGGTGCACGTCGGCCCGAGCGGTAGCGGCCAGGTCGTGAAGGCCGCCAACCAGTTGGTCGTCGCACTCCATCTGCAGGCCCTCGCCGAGGCTGTCGTCTTCCTCGAGGCCCAGGGCGTCGACGTGGAGACGGCGCTCTCGGTGATCCGCAAGGGTCTCGGAGGCAGCACCGTCCTCGAACGCAAGACCGATTCGGTCCTGGCGGACGACTTCCGCGCCGGCTTCCGGTCCGAGCTCCACGCGAAGGACCTCGCGATCGTCGAAATGACTTCGCGAACCGCCGGCGTCGGTCTTCCCGCGACCGGACTCGTCGCACAGCTGCTCCGCTCGGTGGTCGCCCGCGGCCAGGGCGGTTCCGACCATTCCGCGCTCGTCGAGCTCGCCCGCTCGATGAACGGCGGGGCCGGCGCATGA
- a CDS encoding beta-galactosidase trimerization domain-containing protein → MTVTEPRAAVETADVRPGWWHEPFDMFQTNLREIDALLDVETVLDAIQEHGAGVWLLNVGGILSHFPSTLPFQSRNPLLEERPGGDLVGDAIEAAHRRGVRLLARMDFSKVAARVADEHPEWCFRSPSGERQVYEGLVSVCPSAGYYQDRSLDIIDEILDAYPVDGFFFNWFGFNEVDYGGRVHGVCHCDACAEAFVRETGIEQLPSFAGDPGYLEWKRFAAATIDRLTARIRGHIAERAPHAGLILGRSADILFHEANNALGRPLWPHATSESVSAFRVAQPGKPVLVNAVAFIDMPYRLASEQPEMFGQYLLQAVSRGANPSTYIMGPAGLIDYACLAPAGVVTRFHRDHADLYAGLAPAADVGIVRPNPLAAPAEVQLASVAEFRGLFSALLERHVAVDVVPAESLPVVDLGRFRVLVLPDLIAPTAEEDAALEAFVRAGGRVVATGRSGIHADGSVVAWLPGARQRSLEDDAEALKSSYVQRGGGPSVEGSDLVPVRGRLHTLAWRSDARLRHEFVPRAPYGPPEKAHGHVVGPVSACGVFTLGRGRATQVPWTVGAAYRELGLTAIRDLIADLVIDAVGEDGTVGVEASEHVEVSVGRSRAGLVVHVLNHSGQRRNSFGPTVPVRGTRLRFRGRAADAVGTRVHHVTAGDVDATVSTVGDDLLVEIVEVVDGAVVVVPDGGDRDDA, encoded by the coding sequence ATGACCGTCACGGAACCACGCGCGGCCGTCGAGACCGCCGACGTCCGCCCGGGCTGGTGGCACGAGCCGTTCGACATGTTCCAGACGAACCTGCGCGAGATCGACGCGCTGCTCGACGTCGAGACGGTCCTGGACGCCATCCAGGAGCACGGTGCCGGCGTCTGGCTGCTCAACGTCGGAGGCATCCTCTCGCACTTCCCGTCGACGCTGCCGTTCCAGTCGAGGAATCCACTGCTCGAGGAGCGCCCCGGGGGCGACCTCGTCGGTGACGCGATCGAAGCCGCGCATCGTCGTGGCGTCCGACTCCTCGCCCGCATGGACTTCTCGAAGGTCGCCGCGCGCGTCGCCGACGAGCACCCCGAGTGGTGCTTCCGGTCACCGAGTGGGGAACGACAGGTCTACGAGGGGCTGGTGAGCGTCTGCCCCAGCGCGGGGTACTACCAGGACCGGTCGCTCGACATCATCGACGAGATCCTCGACGCGTATCCCGTCGACGGATTCTTCTTCAACTGGTTCGGGTTCAACGAGGTCGACTACGGAGGACGGGTCCACGGCGTCTGTCACTGCGACGCCTGCGCCGAGGCCTTCGTCCGGGAGACCGGGATCGAGCAGCTGCCGTCGTTCGCGGGTGATCCCGGCTACCTGGAGTGGAAACGGTTCGCCGCGGCGACCATCGACCGCTTGACGGCACGCATCCGCGGGCACATCGCCGAACGAGCACCCCACGCTGGGCTCATCCTGGGCCGCTCGGCGGACATCCTGTTCCATGAGGCGAACAACGCCCTCGGCCGCCCGCTCTGGCCACACGCGACGAGTGAGTCGGTGAGCGCGTTCCGGGTCGCGCAGCCGGGCAAACCGGTCCTGGTGAACGCCGTGGCTTTCATCGACATGCCGTACCGGCTGGCGAGTGAACAGCCGGAGATGTTCGGGCAGTACCTCCTCCAGGCGGTGTCGCGCGGGGCGAACCCGTCGACGTACATCATGGGGCCGGCCGGGCTCATCGACTACGCCTGTCTCGCTCCGGCCGGGGTCGTGACGCGCTTCCACCGGGATCACGCCGACCTGTACGCCGGACTGGCGCCCGCGGCCGACGTGGGTATCGTCCGACCGAACCCGCTCGCGGCACCCGCCGAGGTGCAGCTCGCGTCGGTCGCCGAGTTCCGCGGCCTGTTCTCCGCCCTGCTGGAGCGGCACGTCGCCGTCGACGTCGTGCCGGCGGAGTCGCTGCCCGTCGTGGACCTCGGACGCTTCCGCGTGCTGGTCCTCCCGGATCTCATCGCCCCGACCGCGGAGGAGGACGCCGCTCTCGAGGCGTTCGTGCGCGCCGGTGGGCGGGTCGTCGCGACGGGGCGGTCGGGCATCCACGCGGACGGCTCCGTGGTCGCCTGGCTCCCCGGAGCGCGGCAACGGTCGCTGGAAGACGACGCGGAGGCGCTCAAGTCGAGCTACGTCCAACGGGGCGGCGGGCCGTCGGTCGAAGGCTCGGACCTCGTGCCCGTGCGTGGGCGGCTGCACACCCTGGCGTGGCGTTCCGACGCCCGCCTGCGCCACGAGTTCGTCCCGCGAGCACCGTACGGACCGCCCGAGAAGGCCCACGGTCACGTGGTGGGACCGGTATCGGCCTGCGGGGTGTTCACGCTCGGTCGTGGACGGGCCACGCAGGTCCCGTGGACCGTCGGCGCGGCGTATCGCGAACTCGGGCTCACGGCCATCCGTGACCTGATCGCCGATCTCGTGATCGACGCTGTCGGGGAGGATGGAACGGTGGGGGTGGAGGCGAGCGAACACGTGGAGGTGTCCGTCGGTCGTTCCCGAGCGGGTCTCGTCGTACACGTGCTCAACCACTCCGGTCAACGTCGGAACTCCTTCGGTCCCACCGTCCCGGTCCGTGGAACCCGCTTGCGGTTCCGCGGGAGGGCGGCCGACGCCGTCGGCACCCGCGTCCACCATGTGACCGCCGGCGACGTCGACGCCACGGTGTCGACGGTCGGAGACGATCTCCTCGTCGAGATCGTCGAGGTCGTGGACGGAGCGGTCGTCGTGGTCCCGGACGGAGGTGACCGGGATGACGCCTGA
- a CDS encoding D-2-hydroxyacid dehydrogenase, translating into MTPEVVLIRGGQADAVRSRIRSDFPEVRVLDDETAHPATTIIAGRVRDEELPGLPALAWVHSWAAGVETEVGPVLRGSGVTVTSSAGNGAVPLAEHAMLLALQLDRGGRRWSDAARGARWDRFVHGELAGKTMGIYGFGNVGAALAPRASAFDMTVIGLRRDVGRTPAAVDRLYRPEEVLDFAGRCDVLVVTAPLTVETRGAIDLRVLSALRPRATVVVVSRGGIVVDADLLAALDSGAVAGAGLDAHTVEPLPADSPFWSRDDVVVTPHNGATTTATADRGTAIFLDNLRRRVTEEPLVNRVDPNSLA; encoded by the coding sequence ATGACGCCTGAGGTGGTCCTCATCCGCGGCGGCCAGGCGGACGCCGTGCGCTCGCGCATCCGCAGCGACTTCCCCGAGGTCCGCGTCCTCGACGACGAGACCGCCCACCCCGCGACCACGATCATCGCAGGCCGGGTGCGCGACGAGGAGCTGCCCGGGCTGCCGGCGCTCGCCTGGGTGCACTCCTGGGCCGCCGGCGTCGAGACCGAGGTGGGACCGGTGCTCCGCGGGAGCGGCGTCACGGTGACGTCCTCGGCGGGCAACGGGGCGGTTCCGCTCGCGGAGCACGCGATGTTGCTGGCCCTCCAGCTCGACCGAGGCGGACGTCGCTGGTCGGATGCCGCCCGCGGGGCCAGATGGGACCGGTTCGTCCACGGCGAGCTCGCCGGCAAGACGATGGGCATCTACGGCTTCGGCAACGTCGGCGCCGCCCTCGCGCCGCGCGCGAGCGCCTTCGACATGACCGTCATCGGCCTCCGTCGTGACGTCGGTCGCACCCCGGCCGCCGTCGATCGCCTGTACCGACCGGAGGAGGTCCTCGACTTCGCCGGGCGGTGCGACGTGCTGGTCGTGACGGCCCCGCTCACCGTGGAGACGCGCGGAGCGATCGACCTCCGCGTCCTGTCTGCGCTCCGCCCGAGAGCCACCGTCGTCGTCGTCTCCCGAGGGGGCATCGTCGTCGACGCGGACCTCCTGGCGGCTCTCGACTCCGGTGCCGTCGCGGGAGCCGGTCTCGACGCGCACACGGTCGAGCCGCTGCCGGCGGACTCCCCGTTCTGGTCGCGGGACGACGTGGTGGTGACGCCGCACAACGGGGCGACCACCACCGCCACCGCCGATCGCGGTACCGCGATCTTCCTCGACAACCTCCGACGTCGGGTCACCGAGGAGCCGCTCGTCAACCGCGTCGACCCGAACTCCCTGGCCTGA
- a CDS encoding ABC transporter substrate-binding protein, producing the protein MSNMPQDVSRRRFLTYAGVGALSLGAFALAGCSIGGGSGAGGATTIRFAWWGGAERQKAYLAGMDLFSKQNSDVTIEPEFGDYTAYQERMTTQMAARDVPDVFWIPSPAVLTYRDAKIYRPLDDVGTLDLSAFSEAELDLFRIDGELNTLPKSMFSPVLRYNQTFMDEDGIALPETLTWDSLAEFLTDYSKNNAAGRKGTTYGAYHDMPFESFLRQRGEDLWSKDGRLAASEDGVAAWIDWWEQLRKAGATTSISEQDGIEPGWSDTGAKVLATFANSNHIVDEAAAFPDYEFRQRDVPALADATPGYHFTYFSRFAMYAGIEDDRVDAAGALMSYNLNSIDLLKLVGLSAGAPPSLALLDEYEPSATPDEQKVIATTRDIAAKEQRPRYEAPAGSGSWRTVMIRELEGVTLGNTSVSQAASNFVSAVSSSVGD; encoded by the coding sequence ATGTCGAACATGCCGCAGGACGTCAGCCGACGCCGATTTCTCACCTACGCCGGGGTCGGCGCCCTCTCGCTCGGAGCGTTCGCCCTCGCCGGCTGCTCCATCGGAGGCGGTTCCGGAGCCGGCGGTGCCACCACCATCCGGTTCGCCTGGTGGGGAGGCGCTGAACGCCAGAAGGCCTATCTGGCCGGGATGGACCTGTTCAGCAAGCAGAACAGCGACGTCACGATCGAGCCCGAGTTCGGTGACTACACCGCCTACCAGGAGCGCATGACCACGCAGATGGCTGCGCGCGACGTTCCTGACGTCTTCTGGATCCCCTCGCCCGCGGTGTTGACCTACCGGGACGCGAAGATCTACCGGCCACTCGACGACGTCGGCACCCTCGACCTTTCGGCGTTCAGCGAGGCGGAACTCGACCTCTTCCGGATCGACGGCGAGCTCAACACCCTGCCGAAGTCGATGTTCTCCCCGGTCCTGCGGTACAACCAGACCTTCATGGACGAGGACGGCATCGCGCTCCCCGAGACGCTCACCTGGGACAGCCTGGCCGAGTTCCTCACGGACTACTCGAAGAACAACGCCGCCGGTCGGAAGGGCACCACCTACGGCGCCTACCACGACATGCCCTTCGAGTCGTTCCTGCGTCAGCGTGGCGAGGACCTGTGGTCGAAGGACGGCAGGCTGGCCGCGAGCGAGGACGGCGTCGCTGCGTGGATCGACTGGTGGGAGCAGCTCCGCAAAGCGGGCGCGACCACCAGCATCAGCGAGCAGGACGGCATCGAGCCCGGCTGGTCCGACACCGGCGCCAAGGTCCTCGCCACCTTCGCCAACTCGAACCACATCGTCGACGAGGCCGCAGCGTTCCCCGACTACGAGTTCCGGCAGCGGGACGTCCCGGCACTCGCCGATGCGACGCCCGGGTACCACTTCACCTACTTCAGCCGGTTCGCGATGTACGCCGGGATCGAGGACGACCGCGTCGACGCGGCCGGAGCACTGATGAGCTACAACCTCAACTCGATCGACCTGCTGAAGCTGGTGGGGCTGTCGGCCGGGGCGCCACCGAGCCTGGCGCTCCTCGACGAGTACGAGCCGTCGGCCACCCCGGACGAGCAGAAGGTGATCGCGACCACCCGCGACATCGCGGCGAAGGAGCAGCGGCCCCGATACGAGGCTCCCGCGGGCTCCGGTTCATGGCGCACCGTGATGATCCGCGAACTCGAGGGCGTGACCCTCGGGAACACCTCGGTCTCACAGGCCGCGTCGAACTTCGTCTCGGCCGTCTCCTCCTCGGTGGGCGACTGA
- a CDS encoding carbohydrate ABC transporter permease, protein MTLTMKREPEARTATAESATTTGRKRRRASHQRQGWVAHVFLLPWMLGMIAVTAGPLIASAVLAFTDYDLLTAPSFIGFDNFTRMMGDERFWASARVTGLYVLVSVPLQLAFALFLAVILDKGIRGLSLYRSAFYLPSLLGGSVAIAILWRQLFGDAGLINTVLGFFGIEADSWLQNPATAPWTLIILNVWTFGSPMVIFLAGLRQVPDELLEAAEVDGAGRVRRFWSITIPLLTPIIFLNLILQMISAFQAFTQAHVVSGGTGGPLDSTLFYTLYIYQEGFVNFDMGYAAAMAWVLLIVIAIATAGNFILSRRWVHYGDE, encoded by the coding sequence ATGACCCTCACCATGAAACGCGAGCCCGAGGCGCGGACCGCGACGGCCGAATCCGCGACGACGACCGGACGGAAGCGGCGTCGGGCCTCCCACCAGCGGCAGGGCTGGGTCGCACACGTCTTCCTCCTCCCATGGATGCTCGGGATGATCGCCGTCACGGCAGGACCGCTGATCGCGTCCGCCGTCCTCGCCTTCACCGACTACGACCTCCTGACCGCACCGTCGTTCATCGGGTTCGACAACTTCACCCGCATGATGGGGGACGAGCGGTTCTGGGCGTCAGCACGGGTGACGGGCCTGTACGTGCTCGTCTCCGTGCCCTTGCAACTCGCCTTCGCCCTCTTCCTGGCGGTCATCCTCGACAAGGGCATCCGCGGGCTCTCCCTGTACCGGAGCGCCTTCTATCTGCCCTCGCTCCTCGGTGGCAGCGTGGCGATCGCGATCCTGTGGCGCCAGCTGTTCGGCGACGCAGGGCTCATCAACACGGTGCTCGGGTTCTTCGGCATCGAGGCGGACAGCTGGTTGCAGAACCCCGCGACCGCTCCGTGGACGCTGATCATCCTCAACGTGTGGACCTTCGGCTCGCCGATGGTGATCTTCCTGGCCGGGCTGCGTCAGGTCCCGGACGAACTCCTCGAGGCCGCCGAGGTCGACGGTGCCGGCCGGGTGCGACGCTTCTGGTCGATCACCATCCCGCTGCTCACGCCGATCATCTTCCTGAACCTGATCCTGCAGATGATCAGCGCGTTCCAGGCGTTCACTCAAGCACACGTGGTCAGTGGCGGCACGGGTGGACCCCTCGACTCGACGCTGTTCTACACCCTCTACATCTATCAGGAGGGATTCGTGAACTTCGACATGGGCTACGCCGCTGCCATGGCGTGGGTCCTCCTGATCGTCATTGCGATCGCCACGGCGGGCAACTTCATCCTTTCGCGCCGCTGGGTGCACTACGGAGACGAATGA
- a CDS encoding carbohydrate ABC transporter permease — translation MMAITSTTLDALPADPDPTPTRRKRDAGRPRRIVRHILLVVFALLMLYPLLWMVVSSFKPSNLILSQTGLIPSEVTLSNYRDGWDSLGTPFTAFLLNSGLIAVGAIVGNLFSCSVTAYALARLNFRANKLYFGLTLMTMMLPFHVLIIPQYILFAELGWINTYAPLLIPKFLATDAVFIFLMVQFIRTIPRELDHAAMLDGAGPFRIFWSVILPLMQPALITTTIFTFIWTWNDYFGPLLYLTKTKLYTVPVALKSLVDTETQSGIGIMFAMSLISLVPILLFFLFAQKYIIKGIATTGIK, via the coding sequence ATGATGGCCATCACCAGTACCACCCTCGACGCCCTTCCAGCCGACCCCGATCCCACGCCGACCCGGCGCAAGCGGGACGCCGGCCGACCGCGACGGATCGTCCGCCACATCCTCCTCGTGGTGTTCGCGCTCCTCATGCTCTACCCGTTGCTGTGGATGGTGGTGAGTTCCTTCAAGCCGAGCAACTTGATCCTGTCGCAGACGGGGCTCATCCCGAGCGAGGTGACGTTGTCGAACTACCGGGACGGATGGGACTCCCTGGGGACGCCCTTCACGGCGTTCCTCCTCAACTCCGGTCTCATCGCCGTGGGGGCCATCGTCGGGAACCTGTTCTCCTGCTCCGTGACGGCGTACGCGCTCGCCCGGCTGAACTTCCGAGCGAACAAGCTGTACTTCGGCCTCACGCTCATGACGATGATGCTGCCGTTCCATGTGCTGATCATCCCGCAGTACATCCTGTTCGCGGAGCTCGGGTGGATCAACACCTACGCCCCGCTGCTCATCCCGAAGTTCCTCGCGACCGACGCGGTGTTCATCTTCCTCATGGTGCAGTTCATCCGCACCATCCCGCGGGAACTCGACCACGCGGCGATGCTCGACGGTGCCGGCCCGTTCCGCATCTTCTGGTCGGTGATCCTGCCCCTCATGCAGCCGGCACTCATCACGACGACGATCTTCACCTTCATCTGGACGTGGAACGACTACTTCGGACCGCTCCTCTACCTGACGAAGACGAAGCTGTACACCGTGCCGGTGGCGCTCAAATCGCTCGTCGACACGGAGACGCAGAGCGGGATCGGCATCATGTTCGCGATGTCGCTCATCTCGCTCGTCCCGATCCTCCTCTTCTTCCTCTTCGCGCAGAAGTACATCATCAAGGGCATCGCCACGACGGGAATCAAATGA